Proteins encoded in a region of the Oncorhynchus keta strain PuntledgeMale-10-30-2019 chromosome 3, Oket_V2, whole genome shotgun sequence genome:
- the LOC127914900 gene encoding uncharacterized protein LOC127914900 isoform X5, translating to MIYIRLTLREISSTARFYTVMIYIRLTLREISSTDRFYTVIIYIRLTLREISSTDRFYTVMIYIRLTVREISSTARFYTVIIYIRLTLREISSTARFYTVIIYIRLTLREISSTARFYTVIIYIRLTLREISSTARFYTVIIYIRLTLREISSTARFYTVIIYIRLTLREISSTARIYTVIIYIRLTLREISSTARFYTVIIYIRLTLREISSTARFYTVIIYIRLTLREISSTARFYTVIIYIRLTLREISSTARFYTVIIYIRLTLREISSTARFYTVIIYIRLTLREISSTARFYTVIIYIRLTLREISSTARFYTVIIYIRLTLREISSTARFYTVIIYIRLTLREISSTARFYTVIIYIRLTLREISSTARFYTVIIYIRLTLREISSTARFYTVIIYIRLTLREISSTARFYTVIIYIRLTLREISSTARFYTVIIYIRLTLREISSTARFYTVIIYIRLTLREISSTARFYTVIIYIRLTLREISSTARFYTVIIYIRLTLREISSTARFYTVIIYIRLTLREISSTARFYAVK from the exons atgaTATATATCCGCCTCAcgctcagagaaatcagtagtactgctaggttttacacagtaatgaTATATATCCGCCTCAcgctcagagaaatcagtagtactgataggttttacacagtaataatatatatccgcCTCAcgctcagagaaatcagtagtactgataggttttacacagtaatgaTATATATCCGCCTCACggtcagagaaatcagtagtactgctaggttttacacagtaataatatatatccgcctcactctcagagaaatcagtagtactgctaggttttacacagtaataatatatatccgcctcactctcagagaaatcagtagtactgctaggttttacacagtaataatatatatccgcctcactctcagagaaatcagtagtactgctaggttttacacagtaataatatatatccgcctcactctcagagaaatcagtagtactgctag gttttacacagtaataatatatatccgcctcactctcagagaaatcagtagtactgctaggatttacacagtaataatatatatccgcctcactctcagagaaatcagtagtactgctag gttttacacagtaataatatatatccgcctcactctcagagaaatcagtagtactgctaggttttacacagtaataatatatatccgcctcactctcagagaaatcagtagtactgctaggttttacacagtaataatatatatccgcctcactctcagagaaatcagtagtactgctaggttttacacagtaataatatatatccgcctcactctcagagaaatcagtagtactgctaggttttacacagtaataatatatatccgcctcactctcagagaaatcagtagtactgctaggttttacacagtaataatatatatccgcctcactctcagagaaatcagtagtactgctag gttttacacagtaataatatatatccgcctcactctcagagaaatcagtagtactgctaggttttacacagtaataatatatatccgcCTCAcgctcagagaaatcagtagtactgctaggttttacacagtaataatatatatccgcctcactctcagagaaatcagtagtactgctag gttttacacagtaataatatatatccgcctcactctcagagaaatcagtagtactgctaggttttacacagtaataatatatatccgcctcactctcagagaaatcagtagtactgctag gttttacacagtaataatatatatccgcctcactctcagagaaatcagtagtactgctag gttttacacagtaataatatatatccgcctcactctcagagaaatcagtagtactgctaggttttacacagtaataatatatatccgcctcactctcagagaaatcagtagtactgctaggttttacacagtaataatatatatccgcctcactctcagagaaatcagtagtactgctag gttttacacagtaataatatatatccgcctcactctcagagaaatcagtagtactgctaggttttacacagtaataatatatatccgcctcactctcagagaaatcagtagtactgctaggttttacgcAGTCAAATGA
- the LOC127914900 gene encoding uncharacterized protein LOC127914900 isoform X28, which yields MIYIRLTLREISSTARFYTVMIYIRLTLREISSTDRFYTVIIYIRLTLREISSTDRFYTVMIYIRLTVREISSTARFYTVIIYIRLTLREISSTARFYTVIIYIRLTLREISSTARFYTVIIYIRLTLREISSTARFYTVIIYIRLTLREISSTARFYTVIIYIRLTLREISSTARIYTVIIYIRLTLREISSTARFYTVIIYIRLTLREISSTARFYTVIIYIRLTLREISSTARFYTVIIYIRLTLREISSTARFYTVIIYIRLTLREISSTARFYTVIIYIRLTLREISSTARFYTVIIYIRLTLREISSTARFYTVIIYIRLTLREISSTARFYTVIIYIRLTLREISSTARFYTVIIYIRLTLREISSTARFYTVIIYIRLTLREISSTARFYTVIIYIRLTLREISSTARFYTVIIYIRLTLREISSTARFYAVK from the exons atgaTATATATCCGCCTCAcgctcagagaaatcagtagtactgctaggttttacacagtaatgaTATATATCCGCCTCAcgctcagagaaatcagtagtactgataggttttacacagtaataatatatatccgcCTCAcgctcagagaaatcagtagtactgataggttttacacagtaatgaTATATATCCGCCTCACggtcagagaaatcagtagtactgctaggttttacacagtaataatatatatccgcctcactctcagagaaatcagtagtactgctaggttttacacagtaataatatatatccgcctcactctcagagaaatcagtagtactgctaggttttacacagtaataatatatatccgcctcactctcagagaaatcagtagtactgctaggttttacacagtaataatatatatccgcctcactctcagagaaatcagtagtactgctag gttttacacagtaataatatatatccgcctcactctcagagaaatcagtagtactgctaggatttacacagtaataatatatatccgcctcactctcagagaaatcagtagtactgctag gttttacacagtaataatatatatccgcctcactctcagagaaatcagtagtactgctaggttttacacagtaataatatatatccgcctcactctcagagaaatcagtagtactgctaggttttacacagtaataatatatatccgcctcactctcagagaaatcagtagtactgctaggttttacacagtaataatatatatccgcctcactctcagagaaatcagtagtactgctaggttttacacagtaataatatatatccgcctcactctcagagaaatcagtagtactgctaggttttacacagtaataatatatatccgcctcactctcagagaaatcagtagtactgctag gttttacacagtaataatatatatccgcctcactctcagagaaatcagtagtactgctag gttttacacagtaataatatatatccgcctcactctcagagaaatcagtagtactgctaggttttacacagtaataatatatatccgcctcactctcagagaaatcagtagtactgctaggttttacacagtaataatatatatccgcctcactctcagagaaatcagtagtactgctag gttttacacagtaataatatatatccgcctcactctcagagaaatcagtagtactgctaggttttacacagtaataatatatatccgcctcactctcagagaaatcagtagtactgctaggttttacgcAGTCAAATGA
- the LOC127914900 gene encoding uncharacterized protein LOC127914900 isoform X31: MIYIRLTLREISSTARFYTVMIYIRLTLREISSTDRFYTVIIYIRLTLREISSTDRFYTVMIYIRLTVREISSTARFYTVIIYIRLTLREISSTARFYTVIIYIRLTLREISSTARFYTVIIYIRLTLREISSTARFYTVIIYIRLTLREISSTARFYTVIIYIRLTLREISSTARIYTVIIYIRLTLREISSTARFYTVIIYIRLTLREISSTARFYTVIIYIRLTLREISSTARFYTVIIYIRLTLREISSTARFYTVIIYIRLTLREISSTARFYTVIIYIRLTLREISSTARFYTVIIYIRLTLREISSTARFYTVIIYIRLTLREISSTARFYTVIIYIRLTLREISSTARFYTVIIYIRLTLREISSTARFYTVIIYIRLTLREISSTARFYTVIIYIRLTLREISSTARFYAVK, encoded by the exons atgaTATATATCCGCCTCAcgctcagagaaatcagtagtactgctaggttttacacagtaatgaTATATATCCGCCTCAcgctcagagaaatcagtagtactgataggttttacacagtaataatatatatccgcCTCAcgctcagagaaatcagtagtactgataggttttacacagtaatgaTATATATCCGCCTCACggtcagagaaatcagtagtactgctaggttttacacagtaataatatatatccgcctcactctcagagaaatcagtagtactgctaggttttacacagtaataatatatatccgcctcactctcagagaaatcagtagtactgctaggttttacacagtaataatatatatccgcctcactctcagagaaatcagtagtactgctaggttttacacagtaataatatatatccgcctcactctcagagaaatcagtagtactgctag gttttacacagtaataatatatatccgcctcactctcagagaaatcagtagtactgctaggatttacacagtaataatatatatccgcctcactctcagagaaatcagtagtactgctag gttttacacagtaataatatatatccgcctcactctcagagaaatcagtagtactgctaggttttacacagtaataatatatatccgcctcactctcagagaaatcagtagtactgctaggttttacacagtaataatatatatccgcctcactctcagagaaatcagtagtactgctaggttttacacagtaataatatatatccgcctcactctcagagaaatcagtagtactgctaggttttacacagtaataatatatatccgcctcactctcagagaaatcagtagtactgctaggttttacacagtaataatatatatccgcctcactctcagagaaatcagtagtactgctag gttttacacagtaataatatatatccgcctcactctcagagaaatcagtagtactgctaggttttacacagtaataatatatatccgcctcactctcagagaaatcagtagtactgctaggttttacacagtaataatatatatccgcctcactctcagagaaatcagtagtactgctag gttttacacagtaataatatatatccgcctcactctcagagaaatcagtagtactgctaggttttacacagtaataatatatatccgcctcactctcagagaaatcagtagtactgctaggttttacgcAGTCAAATGA
- the LOC127914900 gene encoding uncharacterized protein LOC127914900 isoform X3, with translation MIYIRLTLREISSTARFYTVMIYIRLTLREISSTDRFYTVIIYIRLTLREISSTDRFYTVMIYIRLTVREISSTARFYTVIIYIRLTLREISSTARFYTVIIYIRLTLREISSTARFYTVIIYIRLTLREISSTARFYTVIIYIRLTLREISSTARFYTVIIYIRLTLREISSTARFYTVIIYIRLTLREISSTARFYTVIIYIRLTLREISSTARFYTVIIYIRLTLREISSTARFYTVIIYIRLTLREISSTARFYTVIIYIRLTLREISSTARFYTVIIYIRLTLREISSTARFYTVIIYIRLTLREISSTARFYTVIIYIRLTLREISSTARFYTVIIYIRLTLREISSTARFYTVIIYIRLTLREISSTARFYTVIIYIRLTLREISSTARFYTVIIYIRLTLREISSTARFYTVIIYIRLTLREISSTARFYTVIIYIRLTLREISSTARFYTVIIYIRLTLREISSTARFYTVIIYIRLTLREISSTARFYTVIIYIRLTLREISSTARFYTVIIYIRLTLREISSTARFYAVK, from the exons atgaTATATATCCGCCTCAcgctcagagaaatcagtagtactgctaggttttacacagtaatgaTATATATCCGCCTCAcgctcagagaaatcagtagtactgataggttttacacagtaataatatatatccgcCTCAcgctcagagaaatcagtagtactgataggttttacacagtaatgaTATATATCCGCCTCACggtcagagaaatcagtagtactgctaggttttacacagtaataatatatatccgcctcactctcagagaaatcagtagtactgctaggttttacacagtaataatatatatccgcctcactctcagagaaatcagtagtactgctaggttttacacagtaataatatatatccgcctcactctcagagaaatcagtagtactgctaggttttacacagtaataatatatatccgcctcactctcagagaaatcagtagtactgctaggttttacacagtaataatatacatccgcctcactctcagagaaatcagtagtactgctag gttttacacagtaataatatatatccgcctcactctcagagaaatcagtagtactgctaggttttacacagtaataatatatatccgcctcactctcagagaaatcagtagtactgctaggttttacacagtaataatatatatccgcctcactctcagagaaatcagtagtactgctaggttttacacagtaataatatatatccgcctcactctcagagaaatcagtagtactgctaggttttacacagtaataatatatatccgcctcactctcagagaaatcagtagtactgctaggttttacacagtaataatatatatccgcctcactctcagagaaatcagtagtactgctag gttttacacagtaataatatatatccgcctcactctcagagaaatcagtagtactgctaggttttacacagtaataatatatatccgcCTCAcgctcagagaaatcagtagtactgctaggttttacacagtaataatatatatccgcctcactctcagagaaatcagtagtactgctag gttttacacagtaataatatatatccgcctcactctcagagaaatcagtagtactgctaggttttacacagtaataatatatatccgcctcactctcagagaaatcagtagtactgctaggttttacacagtaataatatatatccgcCTCAcgctcagagaaatcagtagtactgctaggttttacacagtaataatatatatccgcctcactctcagagaaatcagtagtactgctag gttttacacagtaataatatatatccgcctcactctcagagaaatcagtagtactgctaggttttacacagtaataatatatatccgcctcactctcagagaaatcagtagtactgctaggttttacacagtaataatatatatccgcctcactctcagagaaatcagtagtactgctag gttttacacagtaataatatatatccgcctcactctcagagaaatcagtagtactgctaggttttacacagtaataatatatatccgcctcactctcagagaaatcagtagtactgctaggttttacgcAGTCAAATGA
- the LOC127914900 gene encoding uncharacterized protein LOC127914900 isoform X25, with translation MIYIRLTLREISSTARFYTVMIYIRLTLREISSTDRFYTVIIYIRLTLREISSTDRFYTVMIYIRLTVREISSTARFYTVIIYIRLTLREISSTARFYTVIIYIRLTLREISSTARFYTVIIYIRLTLREISSTARFYTVIIYIRLTLREISSTARFYTVIIYIRLTLREISSTARIYTVIIYIRLTLREISSTARFYTVIIYIRLTLREISSTARFYTVIIYIRLTLREISSTARFYTVIIYIRLTLREISSTARFYTVIIYIRLTLREISSTARFYTVIIYIRLTLREISSTARFYTVIIYIRLTLREISSTARFYTVIIYIRLTLREISSTARFYTVIIYIRLTLREISSTARFYTVIIYIRLTLREISSTARFYTVIIYIRLTLREISSTARFYTVIIYIRLTLREISSTARFYTVIIYIRLTLREISSTARFYTVIIYIRLTLREISSTARFYAVK, from the exons atgaTATATATCCGCCTCAcgctcagagaaatcagtagtactgctaggttttacacagtaatgaTATATATCCGCCTCAcgctcagagaaatcagtagtactgataggttttacacagtaataatatatatccgcCTCAcgctcagagaaatcagtagtactgataggttttacacagtaatgaTATATATCCGCCTCACggtcagagaaatcagtagtactgctaggttttacacagtaataatatatatccgcctcactctcagagaaatcagtagtactgctaggttttacacagtaataatatatatccgcctcactctcagagaaatcagtagtactgctaggttttacacagtaataatatatatccgcctcactctcagagaaatcagtagtactgctaggttttacacagtaataatatatatccgcctcactctcagagaaatcagtagtactgctag gttttacacagtaataatatatatccgcctcactctcagagaaatcagtagtactgctaggatttacacagtaataatatatatccgcctcactctcagagaaatcagtagtactgctag gttttacacagtaataatatatatccgcctcactctcagagaaatcagtagtactgctaggttttacacagtaataatatatatccgcctcactctcagagaaatcagtagtactgctaggttttacacagtaataatatatatccgcctcactctcagagaaatcagtagtactgctaggttttacacagtaataatatatatccgcctcactctcagagaaatcagtagtactgctaggttttacacagtaataatatatatccgcctcactctcagagaaatcagtagtactgctaggttttacacagtaataatatatatccgcctcactctcagagaaatcagtagtactgctag gttttacacagtaataatatatatccgcctcactctcagagaaatcagtagtactgctaggttttacacagtaataatatatatccgcCTCAcgctcagagaaatcagtagtactgctaggttttacacagtaataatatatatccgcctcactctcagagaaatcagtagtactgctag gttttacacagtaataatatatatccgcctcactctcagagaaatcagtagtactgctaggttttacacagtaataatatatatccgcctcactctcagagaaatcagtagtactgctag gttttacacagtaataatatatatccgcctcactctcagagaaatcagtagtactgctaggttttacacagtaataatatatatccgcctcactctcagagaaatcagtagtactgctaggttttacgcAGTCAAATGA
- the LOC127914900 gene encoding uncharacterized protein LOC127914900 isoform X12 yields the protein MIYIRLTLREISSTARFYTVMIYIRLTLREISSTDRFYTVIIYIRLTLREISSTDRFYTVMIYIRLTVREISSTARFYTVIIYIRLTLREISSTARFYTVIIYIRLTLREISSTARFYTVIIYIRLTLREISSTARFYTVIIYIRLTLREISSTARFYTVIIYIRLTLREISSTARIYTVIIYIRLTLREISSTARFYTVIIYIRLTLREISSTARFYTVIIYIRLTLREISSTARFYTVIIYIRLTLREISSTARFYTVIIYIRLTLREISSTARFYTVIIYIRLTLREISSTARFYTVIIYIRLTLREISSTARFYTVIIYIRLTLREISSTARFYTVIIYIRLTLREISSTARFYTVIIYIRLTLREISSTARFYTVIIYIRLTLREISSTARFYTVIIYIRLTLREISSTARFYTVIIYIRLTLREISSTARFYTVIIYIRLTLREISSTARFYTVIIYIRLTLREISSTARFYTVIIYIRLTLREISSTARFYTVIIYIRLTLREISSTARFYAVK from the exons atgaTATATATCCGCCTCAcgctcagagaaatcagtagtactgctaggttttacacagtaatgaTATATATCCGCCTCAcgctcagagaaatcagtagtactgataggttttacacagtaataatatatatccgcCTCAcgctcagagaaatcagtagtactgataggttttacacagtaatgaTATATATCCGCCTCACggtcagagaaatcagtagtactgctaggttttacacagtaataatatatatccgcctcactctcagagaaatcagtagtactgctaggttttacacagtaataatatatatccgcctcactctcagagaaatcagtagtactgctaggttttacacagtaataatatatatccgcctcactctcagagaaatcagtagtactgctaggttttacacagtaataatatatatccgcctcactctcagagaaatcagtagtactgctag gttttacacagtaataatatatatccgcctcactctcagagaaatcagtagtactgctaggatttacacagtaataatatatatccgcctcactctcagagaaatcagtagtactgctag gttttacacagtaataatatatatccgcctcactctcagagaaatcagtagtactgctaggttttacacagtaataatatatatccgcctcactctcagagaaatcagtagtactgctaggttttacacagtaataatatatatccgcctcactctcagagaaatcagtagtactgctaggttttacacagtaataatatatatccgcctcactctcagagaaatcagtagtactgctaggttttacacagtaataatatatatccgcctcactctcagagaaatcagtagtactgctaggttttacacagtaataatatatatccgcctcactctcagagaaatcagtagtactgctag gttttacacagtaataatatatatccgcctcactctcagagaaatcagtagtactgctaggttttacacagtaataatatatatccgcCTCAcgctcagagaaatcagtagtactgctaggttttacacagtaataatatatatccgcctcactctcagagaaatcagtagtactgctag gttttacacagtaataatatatatccgcctcactctcagagaaatcagtagtactgctaggttttacacagtaataatatatatccgcctcactctcagagaaatcagtagtactgctag gttttacacagtaataatatatatccgcctcactctcagagaaatcagtagtactgctaggttttacacagtaataatatatatccgcctcactctcagagaaatcagtagtactgctaggttttacacagtaataatatatatccgcctcactctcagagaaatcagtagtactgctag gttttacacagtaataatatatatccgcctcactctcagagaaatcagtagtactgctaggttttacacagtaataatatatatccgcctcactctcagagaaatcagtagtactgctaggttttacgcAGTCAAATGA
- the LOC127914900 gene encoding uncharacterized protein LOC127914900 isoform X15, translating to MIYIRLTLREISSTARFYTVMIYIRLTLREISSTDRFYTVIIYIRLTLREISSTDRFYTVMIYIRLTVREISSTARFYTVIIYIRLTLREISSTARFYTVIIYIRLTLREISSTARFYTVIIYIRLTLREISSTARFYTVIIYIRLTLREISSTARFYTVIIYIRLTLREISSTARIYTVIIYIRLTLREISSTARFYTVIIYIRLTLREISSTARFYTVIIYIRLTLREISSTARFYTVIIYIRLTLREISSTARFYTVIIYIRLTLREISSTARFYTVIIYIRLTLREISSTARFYTVIIYIRLTLREISSTARFYTVIIYIRLTLREISSTARFYTVIIYIRLTLREISSTARFYTVIIYIRLTLREISSTARFYTVIIYIRLTLREISSTARFYTVIIYIRLTLREISSTARFYTVIIYIRLTLREISSTARFYTVIIYIRLTLREISSTARFYTVIIYIRLTLREISSTARFYTVIIYIRLTLREISSTARFYAVK from the exons atgaTATATATCCGCCTCAcgctcagagaaatcagtagtactgctaggttttacacagtaatgaTATATATCCGCCTCAcgctcagagaaatcagtagtactgataggttttacacagtaataatatatatccgcCTCAcgctcagagaaatcagtagtactgataggttttacacagtaatgaTATATATCCGCCTCACggtcagagaaatcagtagtactgctaggttttacacagtaataatatatatccgcctcactctcagagaaatcagtagtactgctaggttttacacagtaataatatatatccgcctcactctcagagaaatcagtagtactgctaggttttacacagtaataatatatatccgcctcactctcagagaaatcagtagtactgctaggttttacacagtaataatatatatccgcctcactctcagagaaatcagtagtactgctag gttttacacagtaataatatatatccgcctcactctcagagaaatcagtagtactgctaggatttacacagtaataatatatatccgcctcactctcagagaaatcagtagtactgctag gttttacacagtaataatatatatccgcctcactctcagagaaatcagtagtactgctaggttttacacagtaataatatatatccgcctcactctcagagaaatcagtagtactgctaggttttacacagtaataatatatatccgcctcactctcagagaaatcagtagtactgctaggttttacacagtaataatatatatccgcctcactctcagagaaatcagtagtactgctaggttttacacagtaataatatatatccgcctcactctcagagaaatcagtagtactgctaggttttacacagtaataatatatatccgcctcactctcagagaaatcagtagtactgctag gttttacacagtaataatatatatccgcctcactctcagagaaatcagtagtactgctaggttttacacagtaataatatatatccgcctcactctcagagaaatcagtagtactgctaggttttacacagtaataatatatatccgcCTCAcgctcagagaaatcagtagtactgctaggttttacacagtaataatatatatccgcctcactctcagagaaatcagtagtactgctag gttttacacagtaataatatatatccgcctcactctcagagaaatcagtagtactgctaggttttacacagtaataatatatatccgcctcactctcagagaaatcagtagtactgctaggttttacacagtaataatatatatccgcctcactctcagagaaatcagtagtactgctag gttttacacagtaataatatatatccgcctcactctcagagaaatcagtagtactgctaggttttacacagtaataatatatatccgcctcactctcagagaaatcagtagtactgctaggttttacgcAGTCAAATGA